In Alloyangia pacifica, the following proteins share a genomic window:
- a CDS encoding acetolactate synthase 3 large subunit, whose translation MTRQMTGAKMVVQALKDQGVDTVFGYPGGAVLPIYDEIFQQNDIRHILVRHEQAAIHAAEGYARSTGKPGVALVTSGPGATNAVTGLTDALLDSIPIVVLSGQVPTFMIGSDAFQEADTVGITRPCTKHNWLVKETDKLSSIMHQAFHVATSGRPGPVLVDIPKDVQFATGEYTAKPQAPVGHYQPQVKGDIETITQLVEAIEKAERPVFYTGGGVINSGPGASQLLREIVEATGFPITSTLMGLGAYPASGKSWLGMLGMHGLYEANLAMHGCDLMINIGARFDDRITGRLDAFSPRSKKAHIDIDPSSINKVIKADMPIVGDVGHVLEDVLKIWKARGRKINREAIAKWWQQIEEWKKVKCLTYKQSETVIKPQYALERLEALTKGRDRYITTEVGQHQMWAAQYLGFEDPNRWMTSGGLGTMGYGFPASVGVQVAHPEALVINVAGEASWLMNMQEMGTAVQFNLPVKQFILNNERLGMVRQWQQLLHGERYSQSWSEALPDFVKLAEAFGAKGIICKDPADLDDAIMEMLDHDGPVIFDCLVEKHENCFPMIPSGEPHNKMLLGDAQATNAIAGKGAVLV comes from the coding sequence ATGACACGTCAGATGACCGGAGCGAAGATGGTGGTTCAAGCCCTGAAGGATCAGGGTGTGGACACGGTATTCGGCTACCCCGGGGGCGCGGTGCTACCGATTTACGACGAAATCTTCCAGCAGAACGATATCCGGCACATTCTCGTCCGGCACGAGCAGGCGGCGATCCATGCCGCCGAGGGGTATGCCCGCTCGACCGGCAAGCCGGGTGTCGCGCTGGTGACATCGGGCCCCGGCGCGACCAATGCCGTGACCGGCCTGACCGACGCGCTGCTGGACTCGATCCCGATCGTGGTTCTCTCGGGCCAGGTGCCGACCTTCATGATCGGCTCGGACGCTTTCCAGGAGGCGGATACCGTCGGCATCACCCGCCCCTGCACCAAGCACAACTGGCTGGTGAAGGAGACCGACAAGCTCTCAAGCATCATGCACCAGGCGTTCCACGTGGCGACCTCGGGCCGCCCGGGACCGGTTCTGGTCGACATCCCCAAGGACGTGCAATTCGCCACGGGTGAGTACACCGCCAAGCCGCAGGCGCCCGTCGGCCACTACCAGCCGCAGGTGAAGGGCGACATCGAGACGATCACCCAGCTCGTCGAGGCCATCGAGAAGGCCGAGCGCCCGGTGTTCTACACCGGCGGCGGCGTGATCAACTCGGGCCCCGGCGCCAGCCAGTTGCTGCGCGAGATCGTCGAGGCCACGGGCTTCCCGATCACCTCGACGCTGATGGGCCTCGGCGCCTACCCGGCCTCGGGCAAGTCCTGGCTCGGGATGCTCGGCATGCATGGTCTCTACGAGGCCAACCTCGCGATGCACGGCTGCGATCTGATGATCAACATCGGCGCGCGCTTTGACGACCGCATCACCGGCCGGCTCGACGCCTTCTCGCCGCGCTCGAAGAAGGCGCATATCGACATTGATCCGTCGTCGATCAACAAGGTGATCAAAGCGGACATGCCGATCGTCGGTGACGTTGGCCACGTGCTCGAAGACGTGCTGAAGATCTGGAAGGCGCGCGGCCGTAAGATCAACCGCGAGGCAATTGCCAAGTGGTGGCAGCAGATCGAGGAGTGGAAGAAGGTCAAATGCCTGACCTACAAGCAGTCCGAGACGGTCATCAAGCCGCAGTACGCGCTCGAGCGCCTCGAGGCGCTGACCAAGGGCCGTGACCGCTACATCACCACCGAGGTCGGCCAGCACCAGATGTGGGCGGCGCAATACCTCGGCTTCGAGGATCCGAACCGCTGGATGACCTCCGGCGGGCTCGGCACTATGGGCTATGGCTTCCCGGCCTCGGTCGGGGTGCAGGTCGCCCACCCCGAGGCGTTGGTGATCAACGTCGCGGGCGAAGCCTCGTGGCTGATGAACATGCAGGAGATGGGCACCGCGGTGCAGTTCAACCTGCCGGTGAAGCAGTTCATCCTCAACAACGAGCGACTGGGCATGGTGCGCCAGTGGCAGCAGTTGCTGCACGGCGAGCGCTATTCGCAGAGCTGGTCCGAGGCGCTGCCCGATTTCGTCAAGCTCGCCGAGGCCTTCGGCGCCAAGGGCATCATCTGCAAGGATCCCGCCGATCTCGATGACGCGATCATGGAGATGCTCGATCATGACGGGCCGGTGATCTTCGACTGCCTCGTCGAGAAGCACGAGAACTGCTTCCCGATGATCCCGTCGGGCGAGCCGCACAACAAGATGCTGCTCGGCGACGCGCAGGCCACCAACGCCATCGCCGGCAAGGGTGCGGTGCTGGTCTGA